One Methylosarcina fibrata AML-C10 DNA segment encodes these proteins:
- a CDS encoding aldolase, which translates to MLNVSEAEWDLRQDLAAAFHMAVACHLHESIANHFSAVLPDGQHFLVNPFGLHFSEITASNLIVCDFDGKVIRGDGEPAASAHHIHAPIHRLVPRARVLLHTHQPYATALTMIEGGRLEWALHTACRFYGRVAYDTDYDGVALSDSVGERMAAILGDAEVLFLGNHGVMTAASTVAQAFDDLYFLERVAQAQLLAMSSGRPLVQLAPELIRQAALQMRHERFDLGYIERHFAAQKRLLDAAGGLYRR; encoded by the coding sequence ATGTTGAACGTCAGCGAAGCCGAATGGGATCTTCGCCAGGATCTGGCGGCGGCTTTTCATATGGCGGTGGCCTGCCATCTGCACGAGTCGATCGCCAACCATTTTTCGGCCGTGCTGCCGGACGGGCAGCATTTTCTGGTCAATCCATTCGGCCTGCATTTCTCCGAAATCACCGCATCGAACCTGATCGTCTGCGATTTCGACGGCAAAGTGATCCGCGGCGACGGCGAACCTGCGGCGTCGGCGCATCACATCCATGCGCCGATCCACCGCCTCGTGCCCCGCGCCCGCGTGCTGCTGCACACGCATCAGCCTTATGCGACGGCTTTGACGATGATCGAAGGCGGGCGTCTCGAATGGGCGCTGCACACCGCCTGCCGATTTTACGGAAGGGTCGCCTACGATACCGATTACGACGGAGTCGCCCTGTCGGATTCGGTGGGCGAACGAATGGCGGCCATTCTCGGCGATGCCGAAGTGCTGTTTCTGGGCAATCACGGCGTGATGACCGCGGCTTCGACCGTGGCGCAGGCTTTCGACGATCTTTATTTTCTGGAGCGCGTCGCCCAGGCCCAATTGTTGGCCATGAGCAGCGGCCGTCCGCTCGTACAGCTTGCGCCCGAACTCATCCGGCAGGCGGCCCTGCAAATGCGGCACGAGCGTTTTGATCTGGGTTATATCGAGCGCCATTTCGCGGCGCAGAAGCGTTTGCTGGACGCCGCGGGCGGCTTGTACCGCCGTTGA
- a CDS encoding MlaC/ttg2D family ABC transporter substrate-binding protein yields the protein MRNLTRQLTVFGWAVFLLGFLSATPGLAEDLQQPQQIIQGISDQLQNKLRDKAFSQDFAKVTEYVNGVIEPHTDFNRIAALVLGKHWKSATGDEQERFKAEFRNLLVRTYARAFVEYQDWTIRYLPLNIPDNADKLIVKTEVLQPGLNPVDVNYRMFLSQGTWKVYDIMIEGVSLVTNYRSSFSEEIQRKGSLSALIDSLAKRNSEALKPKDS from the coding sequence ATGCGCAATCTGACTAGACAATTGACGGTATTCGGCTGGGCCGTGTTTTTACTCGGATTCCTGTCGGCAACTCCGGGCCTGGCCGAAGATTTGCAACAGCCCCAGCAAATCATCCAGGGCATTTCGGATCAATTACAAAACAAACTCCGGGATAAAGCGTTCAGTCAGGATTTTGCGAAAGTTACCGAATACGTCAACGGCGTCATCGAGCCGCACACCGATTTCAACCGGATTGCGGCGCTGGTACTCGGCAAACACTGGAAATCGGCCACCGGCGACGAACAGGAGCGGTTTAAAGCCGAATTCAGAAATCTGCTGGTCCGAACCTACGCCCGGGCGTTCGTCGAATACCAGGACTGGACCATCCGTTACCTGCCTCTCAACATACCGGACAATGCCGACAAACTCATCGTCAAGACCGAAGTCTTGCAGCCGGGCCTTAACCCGGTCGACGTCAACTACCGCATGTTTCTGAGCCAGGGAACATGGAAAGTGTACGACATCATGATCGAAGGCGTGAGCCTCGTGACCAATTACCGCTCCTCCTTCAGCGAGGAGATTCAGCGCAAAGGCTCCTTGAGCGCGCTGATCGACAGTCTGGCCAAAAGGAATTCGGAAGCGCTGAAACCGAAAGATTCCTGA
- a CDS encoding Csu type fimbrial protein, producing MKNNKPSNRPIHYGPAFLSAALSLTSPPADALGLDCNVSSTGVAYGVYDPNSSSPTNATGNVHVFCTVLVVSVLSQINVSLSTGGSGTFASRKMFGGTDPLNYNLYKDASHTTVWGDGTGGTGIFTDNLLIAVLGTSVDHTIYGSIPAGQYVQAGSYSDTITVTVEFHEGI from the coding sequence GTGAAAAATAACAAGCCATCGAACCGGCCGATCCATTACGGGCCCGCTTTTCTGAGCGCCGCCTTGTCGTTAACGTCTCCGCCGGCGGACGCGCTCGGACTCGACTGCAACGTGTCCTCGACCGGAGTTGCCTACGGCGTTTACGATCCCAACAGCAGTTCCCCCACCAACGCCACCGGCAATGTCCACGTGTTCTGCACGGTCCTTGTGGTCAGCGTATTATCGCAAATCAACGTCAGCCTCAGCACGGGTGGCAGCGGCACCTTTGCTTCCCGCAAAATGTTCGGCGGCACCGACCCACTGAATTACAATTTGTACAAGGACGCCAGCCATACCACGGTCTGGGGCGACGGCACCGGCGGCACCGGAATCTTTACCGATAATCTTTTGATCGCCGTGCTCGGCACCTCCGTCGACCATACCATTTACGGCAGCATTCCGGCAGGCCAGTACGTGCAGGCAGGAAGCTACAGCGATACGATCACGGTCACGGTGGAATTTCATGAAGGCATCTGA
- a CDS encoding fimbria/pilus outer membrane usher protein, which yields MKGVFFCLLFSFASTQIFAQKVTTIPIAKQESALQELLLAVYLNQENLQQTTVLLKTQGKLLASAADLKRWRLTLPSEPVLTYQNQEYYNLQALAGISCKIDEPTQSLWINAQSGVFPSTRIDGSSLGYTQPTPSSLGGFVNYDVYGQSTEPEPLRLDGLAEVGFFNGRGVGVSNFLAQNLSEDARLIRLDSTWTIDRPDRLASFRIGDAVGNGGAWGRPVRFAGIQWATNFQTQPGFITFPMPGIGGQAALPSLVDVYVDNIRLLSREVEPGPFTINNIPAITGLREMRLVVRDLLGREQTITQPYYASPELLRKDLQDFSYEIGSLRLNYGLNSNDYGDWFAVGTHRLGFSDHFTGEGHAELLQDRQTLGFGGAFVSPLIGVFDASAAGSRSRKGEGALLSLGWQRQTSTLSFGGRAQFASRDFTQLGLDPDRPAPKLLSSLHLGLATARYGNFNVSHIYQDYRDQEDVSLINVNYNLSFKDGWFLSLSAFNSLNDDNKGITLTLSHTLGERTNASLTAGLQNESSTGLVQVQRNLPPGSGVGYRLLAGYDGGERLESGVTVQNDVGTYSLEGALFQGQYQVRGSASGGLAVMGGDAFLSRRLNGSFAVVQVPDYPNVRVYAENQPVATTNAWGNALVPSLRPYQENHIRIEQADLPLDARIDALSINAAPYFRSGFLLKFPVRRSRGATLKIKLDNGAALPSGALVNIVGEEEAFPVALQGAAYVTGLAPSNRLRVLWRGQSCEFEVSYPETEEPLPDLGTFTCHGVSP from the coding sequence ATGAAGGGCGTTTTTTTTTGCCTGCTGTTTTCATTTGCGTCAACACAGATTTTCGCCCAAAAAGTCACCACCATTCCGATTGCCAAGCAGGAATCCGCCTTGCAGGAATTGCTGCTTGCGGTTTATCTCAATCAGGAGAATTTGCAGCAAACCACGGTACTGCTCAAAACCCAGGGGAAACTCCTGGCCAGCGCGGCCGACCTCAAGCGTTGGCGTCTGACGCTGCCTTCGGAGCCGGTGCTGACTTATCAAAATCAGGAATATTACAATTTACAGGCGCTTGCCGGAATTTCCTGCAAGATCGACGAGCCCACCCAATCCTTATGGATCAACGCCCAATCCGGCGTTTTTCCGTCGACCCGCATCGACGGCTCCTCGTTGGGATATACCCAACCGACGCCATCTTCCCTGGGCGGTTTTGTCAATTACGACGTCTATGGGCAATCGACCGAGCCGGAGCCTCTGCGCCTGGACGGCCTGGCGGAAGTGGGATTTTTCAACGGCCGGGGCGTGGGCGTCAGTAATTTTCTGGCGCAGAACCTCAGCGAGGATGCCCGGCTGATCCGCCTGGACAGCACCTGGACGATCGATCGACCCGACCGGCTGGCCAGCTTCAGAATCGGCGACGCCGTCGGCAACGGCGGCGCCTGGGGCCGTCCGGTTCGGTTTGCGGGCATTCAATGGGCCACCAATTTTCAGACGCAACCGGGCTTTATTACCTTTCCGATGCCCGGCATCGGCGGGCAGGCGGCCTTGCCGTCCCTAGTCGACGTGTATGTCGACAACATCCGGTTATTGAGCCGGGAAGTCGAGCCGGGGCCTTTCACCATCAACAACATTCCGGCCATTACCGGTCTGCGCGAGATGCGCCTGGTGGTACGCGACCTTCTGGGCCGCGAACAAACCATCACTCAGCCCTATTACGCCAGCCCCGAGTTGCTTCGGAAAGATTTACAGGACTTTTCCTACGAGATCGGTTCGCTCCGTCTAAACTACGGATTGAACAGCAATGACTACGGCGACTGGTTCGCCGTCGGCACCCATCGCCTGGGTTTTAGCGACCATTTTACCGGCGAAGGGCATGCCGAACTGCTGCAGGACCGGCAAACTCTCGGTTTCGGCGGTGCGTTCGTATCGCCGCTTATCGGCGTGTTCGATGCGTCCGCCGCCGGCAGCCGCAGCCGGAAAGGCGAGGGAGCCTTGCTGTCGCTGGGCTGGCAGCGGCAGACGTCCACACTCAGCTTCGGCGGACGGGCGCAGTTCGCCAGCCGGGATTTTACCCAGCTTGGCCTGGATCCCGATCGCCCTGCGCCCAAACTGCTAAGCTCCCTGCACCTGGGCCTGGCGACCGCCCGCTACGGCAACTTCAACGTCAGCCATATTTATCAGGATTACCGCGATCAGGAAGACGTCAGCCTGATCAACGTCAACTACAATCTCTCGTTCAAGGACGGCTGGTTTCTAAGCCTATCCGCTTTCAACAGCCTCAACGACGACAATAAAGGCATCACGCTGACATTAAGCCATACTCTCGGCGAGCGGACCAACGCCAGCCTTACAGCCGGGCTTCAGAACGAGTCGTCCACCGGGCTCGTGCAGGTGCAGCGCAATCTGCCGCCGGGCAGCGGCGTCGGTTACCGTCTGCTGGCGGGTTATGACGGAGGGGAACGGCTCGAATCCGGAGTGACCGTACAAAACGACGTCGGCACTTATAGCTTGGAAGGAGCTCTGTTTCAGGGTCAGTACCAGGTTCGGGGCAGCGCCAGCGGCGGCTTGGCGGTGATGGGCGGGGATGCCTTTTTATCCCGCCGCTTGAACGGCAGTTTCGCCGTGGTTCAGGTTCCGGATTACCCCAATGTGCGCGTCTATGCGGAAAATCAACCGGTAGCGACGACCAATGCCTGGGGCAACGCTCTGGTGCCCTCGCTCAGGCCTTATCAGGAAAATCACATTCGAATCGAACAGGCCGATCTTCCGCTCGACGCCCGGATCGATGCCTTGTCGATCAATGCCGCGCCTTATTTCCGCAGCGGCTTTCTGCTGAAATTTCCGGTCCGGCGCTCGCGCGGGGCAACGTTGAAAATAAAACTCGACAACGGCGCGGCGCTGCCTTCCGGCGCTCTGGTGAACATCGTCGGGGAAGAAGAAGCATTTCCGGTCGCCTTGCAAGGCGCCGCTTATGTTACGGGACTTGCTCCGAGCAATCGTTTGCGTGTACTCTGGCGCGGACAAAGCTGCGAGTTCGAGGTGTCTTATCCCGAAACCGAAGAACCTCTGCCCGATTTAGGAACTTTTACCTGTCATGGAGTTTCCCCGTGA
- a CDS encoding fimbrial biogenesis chaperone, whose protein sequence is MPSLQTVRSVKNAFSLFLTLCCLLAGKTIQAGSYGVNPVKLTLSSRNSTQVMTVRNNGTQAAVMQVELASWSQTRGRDDYAPTRDLLATPPIFNLPPGGMQIIRIGLRRAPDPQRERAYRMFLQEVPPPPKPDATGLQIALRISIPIFIAPSSPATPVLRWKATRIDEHTLKIEVANTGNLHDHLSAYKIYRKGSNAPFLSQKLFAYLLPGEKREWTLATGVMPNPGETLRVSATTDAGAAEAELAMDKP, encoded by the coding sequence ATGCCCTCGCTTCAGACCGTCCGTTCGGTAAAAAACGCCTTCTCTCTTTTTCTGACGCTGTGCTGCCTGCTGGCGGGAAAAACGATCCAGGCCGGTTCTTACGGCGTCAATCCGGTCAAACTGACCCTTTCTTCCCGGAATTCGACCCAGGTCATGACGGTGCGCAACAACGGAACGCAAGCGGCGGTCATGCAGGTGGAGCTGGCATCCTGGAGCCAAACCCGGGGCCGGGACGATTACGCCCCGACCCGTGACTTACTGGCGACCCCGCCCATCTTTAATTTGCCTCCCGGCGGCATGCAAATCATCCGGATCGGTCTTCGCCGCGCACCGGACCCCCAGCGTGAACGCGCCTATCGAATGTTTCTGCAGGAAGTGCCGCCGCCCCCCAAACCCGACGCAACCGGTCTGCAGATCGCCTTGCGCATCAGCATACCGATATTCATCGCGCCTTCTTCACCGGCCACGCCGGTCCTGCGCTGGAAAGCGACCCGTATTGACGAACATACCCTCAAAATCGAGGTCGCGAATACCGGCAATCTTCATGACCATCTTTCCGCCTATAAAATCTATCGTAAAGGAAGCAATGCACCATTCCTGTCGCAGAAGCTTTTCGCCTATCTGCTTCCGGGCGAGAAACGCGAGTGGACGCTGGCCACCGGCGTGATGCCGAATCCCGGCGAAACCCTGCGCGTATCGGCCACTACCGATGCCGGCGCAGCCGAGGCGGAACTGGCGATGGATAAACCCTGA
- a CDS encoding Csu type fimbrial protein yields the protein MSYPKLMLPLAVLLLIPYQQTAEAATKTTTFQVTATVNEVCNVSATNLAFGVYDPSAAATDNTSTITVTCTKGTNYSIGLNAGTASGATVTTRQMEDAVSSDLINYSLYSDASRTVNWGNTPNTDTVDVASATGAAENHTVYGRIPAGQYVSAGNYSDTITVTVTY from the coding sequence ATGAGCTATCCCAAACTAATGCTGCCTCTCGCTGTCCTGTTGCTCATTCCTTATCAACAAACTGCGGAAGCGGCTACGAAAACCACGACTTTCCAAGTGACCGCCACGGTCAATGAAGTTTGCAACGTCTCGGCAACAAATCTGGCCTTCGGCGTCTACGATCCTTCCGCGGCGGCTACGGACAACACCAGTACGATCACGGTGACCTGCACCAAGGGCACCAACTACAGCATAGGATTGAACGCCGGAACCGCCTCGGGCGCCACGGTAACCACCCGGCAGATGGAAGATGCCGTTTCGTCCGACCTGATCAATTACAGCCTTTACAGCGATGCCAGCCGTACCGTGAATTGGGGCAATACGCCCAACACGGATACGGTCGACGTCGCCAGCGCTACCGGCGCCGCGGAAAACCACACCGTTTATGGCAGGATTCCTGCCGGCCAGTATGTCTCGGCGGGAAATTACAGCGACACGATTACCGTCACCGTCACTTACTGA
- the hpnA gene encoding hopanoid-associated sugar epimerase encodes MKTLVTGANGFIGSAVVRALLEKGEEVKALVRINSDCRNFRNLPVELVYGDLTDEASLAKALKGCRSLFHVGAYYRLWARDPSLFYKINVEGTRNIMVAALNAGVERIVYTSSIAALGMAPEGGSADEETPVDPGIRKGHYKQSKYLAEAEVSRLIKERSLPAVIVNPTAPVGPGDIKPTPTGRVIRDAAFGRIPAFVDTGLNIAHVDDVAKGHIQAFERGQVGERYILGGENLSLKQILETIAGRTHNRPPKVRLSPRMVLPLAYAAEAWARVTDGEEPMITVDGVRLSRYRMYFSSDKARQRLGYRPRPADKALVDAVAWFQGEAGVDAADVVSSSLTAESTSVPD; translated from the coding sequence ATGAAAACGCTTGTTACCGGTGCGAATGGATTTATCGGCTCGGCCGTCGTTCGAGCCCTGCTTGAAAAAGGCGAAGAGGTTAAGGCCTTGGTGCGGATCAACAGCGATTGCCGCAATTTTCGAAACCTGCCCGTCGAATTGGTTTACGGCGATCTTACCGATGAGGCTTCGTTAGCCAAAGCATTGAAAGGGTGCCGGTCGCTGTTTCACGTAGGAGCTTATTATCGTCTCTGGGCCCGTGATCCTTCCCTTTTTTATAAAATCAACGTCGAAGGTACCCGCAATATCATGGTGGCCGCGTTAAACGCCGGAGTCGAGCGCATCGTTTATACCAGCAGCATTGCGGCGCTCGGCATGGCACCCGAAGGCGGCAGTGCCGACGAGGAAACGCCGGTCGATCCCGGAATCAGAAAAGGCCATTACAAGCAGTCCAAATACCTGGCCGAAGCCGAGGTATCAAGACTGATCAAAGAGCGCTCGCTGCCGGCGGTCATCGTCAATCCGACGGCGCCGGTTGGGCCTGGAGACATTAAACCGACGCCCACCGGCCGGGTCATTCGGGACGCCGCTTTCGGCCGTATTCCGGCGTTTGTCGATACCGGCTTGAATATCGCGCACGTGGATGACGTGGCCAAGGGCCATATCCAGGCGTTCGAGCGGGGTCAGGTCGGCGAGCGATACATTCTGGGCGGAGAGAACTTGAGCCTCAAACAGATTCTGGAAACGATCGCCGGCCGGACCCACAACCGCCCGCCCAAGGTCCGCTTGTCTCCCCGTATGGTTTTGCCTTTGGCCTATGCCGCTGAAGCATGGGCGCGCGTTACCGACGGCGAGGAGCCGATGATCACGGTGGACGGCGTGCGCTTGTCCCGGTACCGGATGTATTTTTCCAGCGACAAAGCCCGGCAACGTCTGGGCTATCGGCCACGCCCCGCGGACAAGGCCCTGGTCGACGCGGTAGCCTGGTTTCAGGGCGAAGCCGGTGTGGATGCCGCCGATGTCGTCTCTTCATCCTTGACAGCCGAGTCGACCTCAGTGCCGGACTGA
- a CDS encoding NHL repeat-containing protein: MLQIDDKKQGCWTAEYVNNYERRMSMRKLKYLFLASLMALTLGTVSADDALSKLRATDTLYIGNSGLNSVAKFNANTNDYLGAIQGAECYGPDGAFAGFADGVWNAKTSGPCQAFGMFIKAGSLFVANGNNGVYLENSNQVNVSGDVMQFLVGNGRLKKKLVSPTDRSGNINVNAPYSPRGALFYRGKIYVADMAEFDPNDPTADCDGYYAGACKSGSIKIYNPGNGRLIGKMAPDSTFGHVFHPRGIVIKNGLLYAAVRKLPGEDSADPNGRSGGWVLRFDLATGKFKDVFISSDGSCHPPTPADANWTRSDCADPSDQLDRPEGIVFGPDGNIYITSFRYDVEPSDGGNDNDKIMIFDGVTGAYADQIDLAGPQNTSGQRAFAQALLFGPKGRLIVPITSGTEDVGGEVRSYDVGNSSYPYHVIIPAYASGGPLIGGWNLTYGKTDPATLEYTK; encoded by the coding sequence GTGTTGCAAATCGACGATAAAAAACAGGGATGTTGGACTGCCGAATATGTGAACAATTACGAGAGGAGAATGAGCATGAGGAAACTAAAATATCTATTCCTGGCGAGTCTGATGGCCCTGACGTTAGGAACAGTAAGCGCAGACGATGCTTTATCTAAATTGAGAGCTACTGACACCTTGTATATAGGAAACAGCGGCCTCAATAGTGTCGCCAAATTCAATGCAAATACAAATGATTATCTGGGGGCTATTCAAGGCGCCGAGTGCTATGGACCGGACGGTGCGTTTGCTGGATTTGCAGACGGCGTTTGGAACGCAAAAACAAGCGGCCCGTGCCAGGCCTTCGGAATGTTCATAAAGGCAGGCTCCCTGTTCGTTGCCAACGGCAACAACGGCGTTTATCTAGAGAATTCCAATCAAGTGAATGTCTCCGGCGATGTCATGCAATTCCTGGTCGGCAACGGCAGGCTAAAGAAAAAACTGGTCTCGCCGACCGACAGAAGCGGAAATATCAACGTTAACGCCCCCTACAGCCCGCGCGGAGCCTTATTTTACCGGGGCAAAATCTATGTTGCCGATATGGCGGAATTTGATCCGAACGACCCTACCGCGGACTGTGACGGCTATTACGCCGGAGCATGCAAATCGGGTTCGATTAAAATCTATAATCCCGGAAATGGCAGGCTGATCGGTAAAATGGCGCCGGACTCGACGTTCGGCCATGTCTTTCATCCGCGCGGGATAGTCATCAAGAATGGTCTGCTTTATGCCGCAGTCAGAAAACTGCCCGGCGAAGACTCGGCCGACCCCAATGGCCGAAGTGGAGGATGGGTTCTCCGATTCGATCTGGCGACGGGCAAATTCAAGGATGTTTTCATCTCGAGCGACGGCAGTTGCCATCCCCCGACCCCTGCGGATGCCAATTGGACTCGGTCTGACTGCGCTGACCCGTCCGATCAGCTTGACAGGCCAGAAGGCATCGTATTCGGCCCCGACGGAAACATCTACATTACCAGCTTCCGGTATGATGTGGAGCCAAGTGACGGGGGTAATGACAACGACAAAATCATGATTTTCGATGGGGTTACCGGCGCCTATGCCGATCAGATCGACCTCGCCGGCCCTCAAAACACCTCGGGGCAACGCGCCTTCGCGCAGGCCCTGCTGTTCGGGCCCAAAGGCCGGCTGATTGTTCCGATCACATCCGGAACAGAGGATGTGGGCGGAGAGGTCCGCAGTTACGATGTCGGCAACTCCAGCTATCCCTATCACGTCATCATTCCTGCTTATGCCTCGGGCGGACCGTTAATAGGCGGATGGAATCTGACCTACGGCAAGACCGATCCGGCAACACTGGAGTACACAAAATAA
- a CDS encoding PAS domain-containing sensor histidine kinase produces the protein MAHQSFEVQSADGSENNAGQAVDHGQKVLPGPKEGLPDRSNIDVFDLSLQDIHNLIHRLQVRQIELETKNSVHKDLQAFNEGDARRYPSKAASYFILNDKGLILDANFSSEIDLNCSRDQLLDKPLADFIAAADRDGFDRFMQNIADGNNTGQTLKVRTRIFRKAPFSLRCKGLTLTECTLQSCCLLAEQDSAYVELRPATYGAGNNAIVLAFSDVTEREMAEKCRNCLNEKLEEKIAHNAQSMNRINLELQEKIDELYQSKRKLREREARLNAIFNAAVEGIFTIDQSRNIVSANAAMHSIFGYTADELIGRNIDLLIPAQSGENHHAMTSSRVNEVISHVRTVEGLRKDGSLVPLDISISEFSSDGARYFTSIVRDVTLRMQKEREDKAHLDELAQVTRLGLMGEMASGLAHELNQPLTAIASYTQACLNFLQADRPDLLQLRQVLQKAYEQALRAGQIIHRMRAFVSNKQINRSTILINDLINVSLALSYADLKANNIVPRLNLAENLPTLCGDSVQLEQVLINLIRNSIDALKNLPEGIQRMLTIQTWLGEHHDVVIRVKDNGPGIDQFKQEKIFTPFYTSKKTGMGMGLSISQSIVKTHGGILSFNSIPGKGATFYFTLPVQES, from the coding sequence ATGGCTCATCAATCGTTCGAAGTCCAGTCCGCCGATGGCTCCGAAAATAACGCCGGGCAAGCTGTGGATCACGGGCAGAAAGTTCTTCCGGGACCCAAAGAAGGGCTGCCGGACCGTTCGAATATCGATGTTTTCGATCTGTCCCTCCAGGATATCCACAATCTGATCCATCGCTTGCAAGTCCGCCAAATTGAGCTGGAAACGAAAAACTCCGTCCACAAAGACCTTCAAGCTTTCAATGAAGGCGATGCCCGCCGTTACCCTTCGAAGGCGGCAAGTTATTTCATTCTGAACGATAAGGGACTGATTTTGGATGCTAATTTTTCTTCCGAAATCGATCTAAACTGCTCTCGCGATCAATTACTCGACAAGCCTCTTGCCGATTTCATAGCCGCCGCCGATCGGGACGGTTTTGATCGGTTCATGCAAAATATTGCCGACGGGAACAATACCGGCCAGACTTTGAAAGTCAGAACCCGTATTTTCAGAAAGGCACCCTTTTCATTGCGCTGCAAAGGATTGACGCTGACCGAATGCACGCTTCAGTCCTGCTGTCTGTTGGCCGAGCAGGATTCGGCTTACGTCGAATTGCGACCGGCAACATACGGTGCTGGAAACAATGCCATCGTTTTGGCTTTCAGCGACGTCACCGAACGTGAAATGGCGGAGAAATGCAGGAACTGCTTGAACGAAAAGCTGGAAGAAAAGATTGCTCACAATGCGCAGTCAATGAATCGGATCAATCTTGAGTTACAGGAGAAGATTGACGAGCTTTATCAGTCCAAAAGAAAGTTGAGGGAAAGAGAAGCCAGACTAAACGCCATTTTCAATGCTGCCGTAGAAGGTATTTTTACGATCGATCAATCCCGCAACATTGTTTCGGCAAATGCCGCCATGCATAGCATTTTCGGCTATACCGCCGATGAGTTGATCGGCCGCAACATCGACCTGTTGATTCCGGCTCAAAGCGGGGAAAACCACCATGCCATGACGTCAAGCCGGGTTAATGAGGTGATTAGCCATGTCAGGACGGTGGAAGGATTGCGCAAGGACGGCTCCCTGGTTCCCCTGGACATTTCCATATCGGAATTTTCGAGTGACGGCGCACGCTATTTTACATCTATCGTCCGGGACGTCACTTTGCGAATGCAGAAAGAGCGGGAAGACAAGGCGCATCTGGATGAGCTGGCGCAAGTGACCCGTCTGGGGTTGATGGGCGAAATGGCATCCGGTCTTGCCCATGAACTCAATCAACCTCTTACGGCCATCGCGAGTTATACACAGGCCTGTCTCAATTTCCTGCAAGCCGATCGCCCCGACTTATTGCAATTGCGACAGGTTTTGCAAAAAGCCTATGAGCAAGCCTTGAGGGCCGGCCAGATCATTCATCGCATGCGGGCATTCGTTTCCAACAAGCAAATCAATCGATCCACCATCCTCATCAATGACTTGATCAATGTGTCGCTGGCCTTGAGTTATGCCGATTTAAAAGCCAACAACATAGTCCCCAGACTCAATCTGGCGGAAAATCTTCCGACCCTTTGCGGCGACAGCGTACAATTGGAGCAAGTTTTGATAAACCTGATCAGAAACAGTATCGACGCATTAAAAAATTTGCCGGAAGGAATACAAAGAATGCTAACGATTCAGACCTGGCTAGGCGAACACCATGACGTCGTGATCCGGGTTAAGGATAACGGTCCCGGCATCGACCAGTTTAAACAAGAAAAAATATTTACTCCTTTTTACACTTCCAAAAAGACCGGCATGGGAATGGGTCTGTCGATAAGCCAATCCATCGTCAAGACGCATGGCGGAATTCTATCCTTCAACAGCATTCCTGGAAAAGGAGCCACTTTTTATTTTACTTTACCCGTTCAGGAATCATGA
- a CDS encoding response regulator transcription factor — protein MGQPSIDSLVYIVDDEFAVRDSLTLLIQSTGRFAKSFASAEDFLEEYCPDYPGCLILDVMMAGMSGLDLQQEMTKRHISLPIIFISGHAEIPDSAKAFRAGAVDFLEKPVDYRVLMDRIEEAIARDIAERKQKLEKLEIEKRFERLTAREKEVLKLITDNCSNKEVAKILEISHRTIDVHRARIMEKMEAENVGELLKMALRIDASKNSLH, from the coding sequence ATGGGACAACCCTCGATAGACAGTCTGGTTTATATCGTCGACGATGAATTTGCCGTTCGCGATTCCTTGACGCTATTAATTCAATCCACAGGGCGGTTTGCCAAGAGTTTTGCCTCCGCCGAAGATTTTTTGGAAGAGTATTGTCCCGATTACCCCGGATGTTTGATTCTGGATGTGATGATGGCCGGCATGAGCGGACTCGATCTCCAGCAAGAGATGACGAAAAGGCATATTTCCCTGCCCATTATTTTCATCAGCGGACATGCGGAAATTCCGGATTCCGCGAAAGCGTTCAGGGCGGGTGCGGTCGATTTTCTGGAAAAGCCGGTCGATTACAGAGTCCTGATGGACCGTATCGAGGAGGCCATTGCCCGGGATATTGCGGAAAGAAAACAGAAGCTGGAGAAACTGGAAATAGAAAAACGCTTTGAACGATTGACGGCAAGAGAAAAAGAAGTGCTGAAGCTGATCACGGACAACTGCTCCAATAAGGAAGTCGCTAAAATCCTGGAGATAAGCCATCGAACGATTGATGTGCACAGGGCGCGGATCATGGAAAAAATGGAAGCGGAGAACGTCGGTGAATTATTGAAGATGGCGTTGCGGATCGATGCTTCGAAAAACAGTCTGCATTAG